The DNA window AGTAATAAATTACTACGTCTATTATATTATTTAACATTATAATTTCATGTTTTAATGGTGGATTAAATTATAGTAAACATTAATATATTAGTTATTAGAAGTATAATTTTGTGTTTGGGGGGGAATCTTACATGGATATGATGATCGTATTAAGCTTAATTTTTACATTTGTAGCTTTAATTTTGGCATTTTTATTAGAAGGTGGAGCAATTACAGCATTGTTTCAACTTACAGCTGCAATAATAGTATTTGGTGGTACTTTTGGTGCATTAGGTATATCATTTCCAGGAAATGTACTTAAAAAATTTCCTAAAGTTATGTCTATAGCATTTAAAAAGAGAAAAAATAATATGGAAGAAAATTTATTATTTTTTAAAGATATATCTACAAGAACTAGAAAAGATGGACTTTTATCGTTAGAAAGAGAAGTTTCTAAAAACAGTGATTTAGATCCATTTATAAAAAAAGGACTTCAATTAGCTATAGATGGAGTAGAACAGTCATCTATTAAGAATATTTTAG is part of the Clostridium cagae genome and encodes:
- a CDS encoding flagellar motor protein — protein: MDMMIVLSLIFTFVALILAFLLEGGAITALFQLTAAIIVFGGTFGALGISFPGNVLKKFPKVMSIAFKKRKNNMEENLLFFKDISTRTRKDGLLSLEREVSKNSDLDPFIKKGLQLAIDGVEQSSIKNILETKLEQMSERHQAGIEMFSAAGGYAPTMGIIGTVMGLIQVVSNLNDPTVLGPKIAAAFIATLYGILSANIFWLPIANKLKVLDMEEYNEKEMIIQAIVLIQQGTNPNTLVSKLEGFLTEKQSKLLEGE